In Corynebacterium nuruki S6-4, the following proteins share a genomic window:
- a CDS encoding metallophosphoesterase family protein, with product MGQQWYTSDLHLGHRLVSGLRGFEDTDEHDRVILGNLREALRPGDVLWCLGDLAVGSPARAIDLLGALFEETGVTAHLIAGNHDACHPMHRKGYLHQRAYLTCFASVQPYQKMVWAGEDVWLSHFPRPGHDHEGMASRHDELRLDVPLLVHGHLHSDRPVTGPGMVDVGLDAWELRPVPRDRVQQTLFGAS from the coding sequence ATGGGACAGCAGTGGTACACCAGCGACCTGCATCTCGGCCACCGGCTCGTGTCGGGTCTCCGTGGTTTCGAGGACACCGACGAGCATGACCGGGTCATCCTCGGCAACCTGCGCGAGGCGTTGAGACCGGGGGATGTGCTGTGGTGTCTGGGGGACCTCGCCGTCGGATCGCCGGCCCGTGCGATTGACCTGCTCGGTGCCCTGTTCGAGGAGACGGGGGTGACCGCGCACCTCATCGCCGGCAACCATGACGCGTGTCATCCGATGCACCGGAAGGGCTACCTGCACCAGCGGGCGTATCTCACGTGTTTCGCCTCGGTCCAGCCGTACCAGAAGATGGTGTGGGCGGGCGAGGATGTCTGGCTGTCGCACTTCCCGCGGCCGGGGCACGACCACGAGGGGATGGCCTCCCGTCACGACGAGCTGCGGCTCGACGTCCCCCTGCTGGTGCACGGCCACCTGCACTCCGACCGGCCCGTCACGGGGCCGGGGATGGTCGACGTCGGACTCGACGCCTGGGAGCTGCGTCCGGTTCCCCGGGACCGGGTGCAGCAGACGCTGTTCGGGGCTAGTTGA
- a CDS encoding CoA transferase has protein sequence MSQGTTEHDTAPADAPLSGVRVVTLAPNLPGPAAAHRLVELGATVTKIEPPAGDPVATFAPDYHRWLAAGQEIRTLDLKTTAGRGELDALLTDADLLITSSRPRALAVLGLAWDSLHATYPRLCQVAVVGHPGADADRPGHDLTYQAEAGTLLPPEQPTIPTLPVADLLGAERVVGDAAALLVRAARTGDGGYREVSLAQGIDDAAHAVTSGLAGPGALLGGALPTYGLYRAADGWIALAALEPHFVARLGEELGVDPMDRTALEQVFADRTVADWAAWAGEHDLPLSAVR, from the coding sequence ATGTCACAGGGAACCACCGAGCACGACACCGCCCCGGCAGATGCCCCGCTGTCCGGCGTCCGGGTGGTGACCCTCGCCCCGAACCTGCCGGGACCGGCCGCGGCCCACCGGCTGGTGGAACTCGGCGCGACCGTGACCAAGATCGAACCGCCGGCGGGGGACCCGGTGGCGACCTTCGCCCCCGACTACCACCGCTGGCTGGCCGCGGGCCAGGAGATCCGGACCCTCGACCTGAAGACCACTGCGGGGCGCGGCGAGCTCGACGCCCTGCTCACCGACGCAGACCTGCTGATCACCTCGTCACGCCCCCGTGCCCTGGCGGTGCTGGGTCTGGCCTGGGACAGCCTGCACGCCACATACCCGCGACTGTGCCAGGTCGCGGTCGTCGGCCACCCGGGTGCGGACGCGGACCGGCCCGGCCACGATCTCACCTACCAGGCCGAGGCCGGCACCCTGCTCCCACCGGAGCAGCCGACGATCCCGACACTGCCGGTGGCGGACCTGCTCGGGGCCGAACGCGTCGTCGGGGATGCCGCCGCACTGCTCGTCCGGGCCGCCCGGACCGGTGACGGCGGATACCGGGAAGTGTCACTGGCGCAGGGGATCGACGATGCCGCGCACGCGGTGACCTCGGGACTGGCCGGCCCCGGCGCCCTGCTCGGCGGCGCGCTGCCGACCTACGGCCTGTACCGTGCGGCGGACGGCTGGATCGCCCTGGCGGCGCTGGAACCGCACTTCGTCGCGCGACTGGGCGAGGAGCTCGGCGTGGACCCGATGGACCGCACTGCGCTGGAGCAGGTGTTCGCGGACCGGACGGTGGCGGACTGGGCTGCCTGGGCGGGGGAGCACGATCTGCCGCTGTCGGCGGTCCGGTAG
- a CDS encoding zinc-binding dehydrogenase: protein MHIFGFESYGGPGVAGVLDVPAPEPVDGSVLIETVVTTVNPADIKVRNGDRQGKFPVTFPMAMGREAAGRVITSTDPAFHPGDVVFGGTLAGTGSFAPEVLLDASQTAVVPVGVPAAEAASVPVAAGTAWDILHELRADGLPDGGRVLVLGAGGGVGHCAVQLARHLGHPVTGVAGAAKQEFLGRLDAAWAPTVTDAATVGPVDAVIDLVGGPVLQDALALVAGTPAPVRSVAEPAVGGGVTRRRTRAVFTELADLIATDAFHPVISALFPFRDAAEAVAAVEAGHATGKTAVLFP, encoded by the coding sequence ATGCACATCTTCGGTTTCGAATCCTACGGCGGCCCCGGGGTGGCCGGCGTCCTCGATGTCCCGGCCCCTGAGCCGGTCGACGGCAGTGTCCTCATCGAGACCGTGGTCACCACCGTCAACCCCGCCGACATCAAGGTCCGCAACGGTGACCGGCAGGGGAAGTTCCCCGTGACCTTCCCCATGGCGATGGGGCGCGAGGCCGCCGGCCGGGTCATCACCTCCACGGATCCGGCGTTCCACCCCGGCGACGTGGTGTTCGGCGGGACGCTCGCCGGGACCGGTTCCTTCGCCCCGGAGGTGCTGCTGGACGCGTCCCAGACCGCGGTGGTGCCGGTGGGGGTTCCGGCGGCGGAGGCGGCGTCCGTCCCCGTGGCCGCAGGCACCGCGTGGGACATCCTCCACGAACTGCGCGCCGACGGGCTGCCCGACGGCGGCCGTGTCCTGGTCCTCGGTGCCGGCGGCGGGGTCGGGCACTGCGCAGTCCAGCTCGCCCGCCACCTCGGCCATCCGGTGACCGGGGTCGCCGGGGCGGCCAAGCAGGAGTTCCTCGGCAGGCTGGACGCCGCCTGGGCCCCGACCGTGACGGACGCCGCCACCGTCGGGCCGGTCGACGCCGTCATCGACCTCGTCGGCGGACCGGTGCTGCAGGACGCTCTGGCGCTGGTCGCCGGGACACCGGCCCCGGTCCGCAGCGTGGCGGAGCCGGCGGTCGGCGGCGGGGTGACCCGCCGCCGTACCCGGGCCGTGTTCACGGAACTCGCCGACCTCATCGCCACGGACGCCTTCCATCCGGTGATCAGTGCACTCTTCCCGTTCCGGGACGCGGCTGAAGCCGTCGCCGCGGTCGAGGCCGGGCACGCGACCGGGAAGACCGCCGTGCTGTTCCCGTGA
- a CDS encoding PTS sugar transporter subunit IIA codes for MPTPTTPTTLTTLLTDGSAGSAGATARIALDVAADDWRSAVTTAGRLLEDTGATDPDYTAAMIATVEDNGPYIVVAPGFAFAHARPSPAVHRTAMSWVRLAAPVAFGHPSNDPVTLVVALAATDATAHTTAMAQLAKVIGKKSTRDALAAATTGEEILAVLDGGSPSPPTAPPAAAAATGTAPGTATGAAEAAETGAYPGGNTRDHILTVCGNGVGTSLFLKNTVEQVLDRWGWGPFLTVEATDTISAKGKAGEADVMMTSGSIADTLGDPGIPVWVINDFTDETEIDAALRQIYDL; via the coding sequence ATGCCCACTCCGACCACTCCCACCACACTGACCACTCTGCTCACTGACGGCAGCGCCGGCAGTGCCGGCGCCACCGCCCGCATCGCCCTCGACGTCGCCGCCGACGACTGGCGGTCCGCCGTCACCACCGCCGGACGCCTGCTCGAGGACACCGGTGCCACCGACCCCGACTACACGGCGGCGATGATCGCCACGGTCGAGGACAACGGCCCCTACATCGTCGTCGCCCCCGGTTTCGCCTTCGCCCACGCCCGCCCCTCCCCCGCCGTCCACCGCACGGCGATGAGCTGGGTACGGCTCGCCGCACCCGTGGCCTTCGGCCACCCGTCCAACGACCCGGTGACCCTCGTCGTCGCACTCGCCGCGACCGACGCCACCGCGCACACCACCGCCATGGCCCAGCTGGCCAAGGTCATCGGGAAGAAATCCACCCGGGACGCCCTGGCGGCCGCGACCACCGGCGAGGAGATCCTGGCCGTCCTCGACGGCGGGTCACCGTCACCGCCGACAGCACCACCGGCCGCTGCCGCAGCAACCGGGACAGCTCCGGGCACAGCGACAGGCGCGGCGGAGGCTGCGGAAACGGGGGCCTACCCGGGCGGGAACACCCGCGACCACATCCTCACCGTCTGCGGCAACGGGGTGGGCACCAGCCTGTTCCTCAAGAACACCGTCGAGCAGGTGCTCGACCGCTGGGGATGGGGTCCGTTCCTCACCGTGGAGGCGACCGACACGATCTCCGCGAAAGGCAAGGCCGGTGAGGCCGACGTCATGATGACCTCCGGCAGCATCGCCGACACCCTCGGCGACCCCGGCATCCCGGTGTGGGTCATCAACGACTTCACCGACGAGACCGAGATCGACGCCGCCCTGCGGCAGATCTACGACCTGTAA
- a CDS encoding PTS ascorbate transporter subunit IIC has protein sequence MHWLLTVAEFLVNEILAVPAFLIGIFTAVGLIALRRSAGQVTGGAIKAVLGFLLIGAGSTLVTNSLDPLGRMIEGATGMHGVVPTNEAIAGIAQEEFGSQVAWLMILGYVVSLLLARFTPLRYVFLTGHHVLFMATMITIILVTNDYADWVVVILGAVLLGVLMVSMPALAHPWTRKITGDDSVAIGHFGTAGYIAAGAVGKAVGGKGKKASASTEDLKVPEGLRFLRDSMVATALSMVLMYLVLAVLYVMRSGQDEAFTAFDDGATDLGNYLMQAVTQGLQFGVAVAVILFGVRTILGELVPAFQGIAAKVVPGAVPALDAPIVFPYAQNAVLVGFIASFVGGLVGLVVLSSWLNPAFGAALILPGLVPHFFTGGAAGVFGNATGGRRGAVLGAFVNGLIITILPAFLINALGDLSGENTTFGDADFGWFGLLIGNAPAGIWGIVITVLVAVVVFAAAVIVQKKLVDGHWDPAPGRVKGSLVSAGDNGRSGGAGDSAGAPVTVSDGFTVAGKYPPIAPPKGAPVPPPPPGSGSGSA, from the coding sequence ATGCACTGGCTGCTCACCGTCGCCGAGTTCCTCGTCAACGAGATTCTCGCCGTCCCCGCCTTCCTCATCGGCATCTTCACCGCCGTCGGACTGATCGCCCTGCGCCGTTCCGCCGGGCAGGTCACCGGCGGCGCGATCAAGGCCGTCCTCGGCTTCCTGCTCATCGGGGCCGGGTCCACCCTGGTCACCAACTCCCTCGACCCGCTCGGCCGGATGATCGAGGGGGCGACCGGGATGCACGGGGTGGTCCCCACCAACGAGGCCATCGCCGGCATCGCCCAGGAAGAGTTCGGCTCCCAGGTCGCCTGGCTGATGATCCTCGGCTACGTGGTGAGCCTGCTGCTCGCCCGGTTCACCCCGCTGCGCTATGTCTTCCTCACCGGGCACCACGTGCTGTTCATGGCGACGATGATCACCATCATCCTCGTCACGAACGACTACGCCGACTGGGTGGTCGTCATCCTCGGCGCGGTGCTGCTCGGCGTGCTCATGGTCTCGATGCCCGCGCTGGCACACCCCTGGACCCGCAAGATCACCGGTGATGACTCGGTCGCCATCGGCCACTTCGGCACCGCCGGCTACATCGCCGCCGGTGCGGTCGGCAAGGCGGTCGGCGGGAAGGGGAAGAAGGCCTCCGCGTCCACCGAGGACCTGAAGGTCCCCGAAGGTCTGCGGTTCCTGCGGGACTCCATGGTCGCCACCGCCCTGTCGATGGTGCTGATGTACCTGGTCCTCGCGGTGCTCTACGTGATGCGCTCCGGGCAGGACGAGGCCTTCACCGCCTTCGACGACGGTGCCACCGACCTGGGCAACTACCTCATGCAGGCGGTCACCCAGGGCCTGCAGTTCGGGGTGGCTGTCGCCGTGATCCTCTTCGGTGTGCGCACGATCCTCGGTGAACTCGTGCCCGCATTCCAGGGCATCGCCGCGAAGGTGGTGCCGGGTGCGGTCCCCGCGCTGGACGCCCCGATCGTCTTCCCCTACGCCCAGAACGCCGTCCTCGTCGGGTTCATCGCCAGCTTCGTCGGGGGTCTCGTCGGACTGGTGGTGCTGTCGAGCTGGCTGAACCCGGCGTTCGGCGCGGCACTCATCCTGCCGGGGCTGGTGCCGCACTTCTTCACCGGCGGTGCCGCGGGTGTCTTCGGCAACGCGACCGGTGGACGCCGTGGCGCGGTCCTCGGTGCCTTCGTCAACGGCCTGATCATCACGATCCTGCCCGCGTTCCTCATCAACGCCCTCGGCGACCTGTCCGGGGAGAACACCACCTTCGGGGACGCCGACTTCGGCTGGTTCGGTCTCCTCATCGGCAATGCCCCGGCGGGGATCTGGGGCATCGTGATCACTGTCCTCGTCGCCGTCGTGGTCTTCGCCGCCGCCGTCATCGTCCAGAAGAAGCTCGTCGACGGTCACTGGGATCCGGCCCCCGGACGGGTGAAGGGTTCCCTGGTCTCTGCGGGGGACAACGGGCGTTCCGGGGGTGCCGGAGATAGTGCCGGTGCCCCCGTCACCGTCTCCGACGGGTTCACGGTGGCCGGGAAGTACCCGCCGATCGCACCCCCGAAAGGGGCTCCGGTACCCCCGCCTCCCCCGGGGTCCGGGAGCGGTTCCGCGTAG
- a CDS encoding 3-hydroxyacyl-CoA dehydrogenase, with product MTDNSTDIRNVTVLGTGVLGSQIVMQAAYAGKTVVAYDIKQEFLDKLPDRWEWMRGHYAHDLADYSADKFDAAIARITTSTDLAAAVGDADVVIEAVPENLDLKKDVWGNVGKAVKDSAILLTNSSSLRPSDFADVTGHTDRFLALHFANMVWKSNTGEVMATPATDPAVFERTVEFAREINLQPFPIHKEIPGYLLNSLLIPWLNAAASLYVGGAANPEVIDDDWKVSTGSPNGPFEVYDVVGFNVAYNIIQGAQPEGSPLRAFADQLKSKGIDQGKTGVGDGAGFYEYDDKGKIVRPNPDWVVYRD from the coding sequence ATGACCGACAACAGCACAGACATCCGGAACGTTACCGTCCTGGGAACCGGCGTCCTCGGCTCCCAGATCGTCATGCAGGCCGCCTACGCAGGCAAGACCGTGGTGGCCTACGACATCAAGCAGGAGTTCCTCGACAAACTCCCCGACCGGTGGGAGTGGATGCGCGGACACTACGCCCACGACCTCGCAGACTATTCCGCGGACAAGTTCGACGCCGCCATCGCCCGCATCACCACCTCCACCGACCTCGCGGCGGCCGTCGGCGACGCCGATGTCGTCATCGAGGCCGTCCCCGAGAACCTCGACCTGAAGAAGGACGTCTGGGGCAACGTCGGCAAAGCCGTCAAGGACAGTGCGATACTGCTGACCAACTCCTCGTCGCTGCGTCCCTCCGACTTCGCCGACGTCACCGGCCACACCGACCGTTTCCTGGCCCTGCACTTCGCGAACATGGTGTGGAAGTCCAACACCGGTGAGGTCATGGCGACCCCGGCGACCGACCCGGCGGTGTTCGAGCGCACCGTGGAGTTCGCCCGCGAGATCAACCTGCAGCCCTTCCCGATCCACAAGGAGATCCCGGGTTACCTGCTCAACAGCCTGCTCATCCCGTGGCTCAACGCCGCCGCCTCGCTCTATGTCGGTGGCGCGGCGAACCCGGAGGTCATCGACGACGACTGGAAGGTGTCCACCGGGTCCCCCAACGGCCCGTTCGAGGTGTACGACGTGGTGGGCTTCAACGTGGCCTACAACATCATCCAGGGCGCCCAGCCGGAGGGGTCGCCGCTGCGCGCCTTCGCCGACCAGCTCAAGTCGAAGGGCATCGACCAGGGGAAGACCGGTGTCGGTGACGGTGCCGGCTTCTACGAGTACGACGACAAGGGGAAGATCGTCCGGCCGAACCCGGACTGGGTGGTCTACCGGGACTGA
- a CDS encoding TetR/AcrR family transcriptional regulator, translating into MPKKVDHDLRRREIIAKVWRLIADEGIDAVTTRRIAEVTGFSNGLLRYYFPGKDSVITEAYRFVVEATDIRAALTSGERGLAGVRTLAREILPLDDVRRAEARVALAFWQRALTRDDEAALFAASFGSWRDYFSARLAEAASDGEIAAGTDIPAVTDELQNMLMGAQITAAFNTPEGDAARLTALLDRFLARFSPSVQR; encoded by the coding sequence ATGCCGAAGAAAGTCGACCATGACCTGAGACGCCGCGAGATCATCGCGAAGGTCTGGCGGCTCATCGCCGACGAGGGGATCGACGCGGTCACCACCCGGCGGATCGCCGAGGTGACCGGGTTCTCCAACGGCCTGCTGCGGTACTACTTCCCGGGCAAGGACTCGGTCATCACCGAGGCGTACCGCTTCGTCGTCGAGGCGACCGACATCCGCGCCGCCCTGACCTCGGGGGAACGGGGACTGGCCGGGGTGCGGACCCTCGCCCGGGAGATCCTGCCGCTCGACGACGTGCGCCGGGCGGAGGCCCGGGTGGCGCTGGCCTTCTGGCAGCGGGCGTTGACCCGTGACGATGAGGCCGCCCTGTTCGCCGCGAGTTTCGGGTCCTGGCGGGACTACTTCTCCGCCCGACTCGCCGAAGCGGCGTCCGACGGCGAGATCGCGGCGGGCACCGATATCCCGGCGGTGACCGATGAGCTCCAGAACATGCTGATGGGGGCGCAGATCACCGCGGCGTTCAACACCCCGGAGGGGGACGCGGCCCGGCTCACCGCACTCCTCGACCGCTTCCTCGCCCGTTTTTCTCCATCCGTACAAAGATGA
- a CDS encoding tyramine oxidase subunit B, whose protein sequence is MTATLTSTSSGPRTTALQTRYLSEPDMVAAGVRDMPACVDTMERMFALLGAGDYRMAGANNNSHGAMVLFPDRSPHERMPLNGPDRRFMAMPAYLGGDFHTSGVKWYGSNIDNRRSGLPRSIHTFILNDADTGAPLAVMNANLLSSYRTGAVSGVGARHLAAPGATVAAVIGPGVMGRTALEAFAAGVPTLDTVKVKGRSRAGIDSFVAWVRETLPQFTTVEVVETDEQAVRGSQVIAYTTTAPTGSGNYPQLDPDWLSPGAFVSAPACVTVPDRWLASGAGRLVLDNRGLYECWHEEFGEDAFETVGIIGNRFLALEKDGVLPPGAVTDIADVITGDAVGRRSDDDIVIYSVGGMPVEDVAWATALYRRACAADIGTVLPVWDTPEMA, encoded by the coding sequence ATGACAGCGACACTCACCTCCACCTCCTCCGGTCCCCGGACCACCGCACTCCAGACCCGTTACCTCTCCGAACCCGACATGGTCGCCGCCGGCGTCCGCGACATGCCCGCCTGCGTCGACACCATGGAGCGGATGTTCGCCCTCCTCGGCGCGGGCGACTACCGGATGGCCGGCGCCAACAACAACTCCCACGGCGCCATGGTCCTCTTCCCCGACCGGTCCCCCCACGAGCGCATGCCGCTCAACGGCCCCGACCGCCGGTTCATGGCCATGCCCGCCTACCTCGGCGGGGACTTCCACACCTCCGGGGTGAAATGGTACGGATCCAACATCGACAACCGCCGGTCCGGCCTGCCCCGGTCCATCCACACCTTCATCCTCAACGACGCGGACACCGGCGCACCCCTGGCCGTCATGAATGCCAACCTGCTCTCCTCCTACCGCACCGGCGCCGTCTCCGGCGTCGGCGCCCGGCACCTCGCGGCACCCGGCGCGACCGTCGCCGCGGTCATCGGCCCCGGGGTGATGGGCAGGACCGCCCTCGAGGCGTTCGCCGCCGGTGTCCCGACGCTGGACACCGTGAAGGTCAAGGGGCGCAGCCGCGCCGGCATCGACTCGTTCGTCGCCTGGGTGCGCGAGACCCTCCCCCAGTTCACGACGGTCGAGGTCGTGGAGACCGATGAACAGGCGGTCCGCGGTTCCCAGGTCATCGCCTACACCACCACCGCCCCGACCGGGTCCGGAAACTACCCGCAGCTCGACCCGGACTGGCTCTCCCCCGGCGCCTTCGTCTCGGCCCCGGCCTGCGTGACCGTCCCGGACCGGTGGTTGGCCTCGGGCGCGGGCCGGCTGGTCCTCGACAACCGTGGTCTCTACGAGTGCTGGCACGAGGAATTCGGGGAGGACGCCTTCGAGACCGTCGGCATCATCGGCAACAGGTTCCTCGCGCTCGAGAAGGACGGCGTCCTGCCCCCGGGCGCGGTGACCGACATCGCCGACGTCATCACCGGGGACGCCGTCGGCCGGCGCAGCGACGACGACATCGTCATCTACTCGGTCGGCGGGATGCCGGTCGAGGACGTCGCCTGGGCCACCGCGCTCTACCGGCGGGCCTGCGCGGCGGACATCGGCACCGTGCTGCCGGTCTGGGACACCCCGGAGATGGCCTGA
- a CDS encoding FAD-dependent oxidoreductase, which produces MTHSDSGTHYAHYDYAVIGCGTIGSMALWQLTEQAPGARILGIERFDRVHTKGSYSGESRLFRVALKEGGIYIPLVQQARRMWLAMNERSGRDIFLPVGAVSVGPADFPTMVQTMAVIEEFGLDHEVLDAAELAERFPVFAAPAPGAAPDTAILDPAGGGIRPELAVAWAQQFALSGGATLWDNTRVLAVEPGPDHTLIRTERGDVTADKVIVATGSWAADIFPDLAAHISVQSIPLTWYLPLDITGFLPENLPIFMRDIVRETGGGTEIWHCYGAPTLDGYSVKISHGDFVGGATTPDGLEALRTGEIPADVVRVFSERTAAFFDGMLDAPVRISLHHDGFTADHAPVLCHVPGTGGAVTVATGMSGNGMKFAPVYGRAAAQLAVDGAAPGLPDAFGYPTAVREPSPAVIPATLH; this is translated from the coding sequence ATGACACACTCCGACTCCGGCACCCACTACGCCCACTACGACTATGCCGTCATCGGCTGCGGCACCATCGGCTCGATGGCCCTGTGGCAGCTCACCGAACAGGCACCGGGGGCCCGGATCCTCGGCATCGAACGGTTCGACCGCGTCCACACGAAAGGCTCCTACTCCGGGGAATCGCGCCTGTTCCGGGTCGCGCTCAAGGAGGGCGGCATCTACATCCCCCTGGTGCAGCAGGCCCGGCGGATGTGGCTGGCGATGAACGAACGCTCCGGCCGCGACATCTTCCTGCCGGTCGGCGCCGTCTCCGTCGGTCCGGCCGATTTCCCGACCATGGTGCAGACCATGGCGGTCATCGAGGAGTTCGGTCTCGACCACGAGGTCCTCGACGCCGCCGAACTCGCCGAGCGGTTCCCCGTCTTCGCCGCCCCCGCACCCGGCGCGGCACCGGACACGGCGATCCTCGACCCGGCCGGCGGTGGTATCCGCCCCGAGCTCGCCGTCGCCTGGGCCCAGCAGTTTGCCCTGTCCGGCGGGGCGACACTGTGGGACAACACCCGTGTGCTCGCCGTGGAACCGGGCCCGGACCACACCCTGATCCGCACGGAGCGCGGCGACGTCACCGCCGACAAGGTGATCGTCGCCACCGGGTCCTGGGCCGCGGACATCTTCCCCGACCTCGCAGCGCACATCAGTGTGCAGTCCATTCCGCTGACCTGGTACCTGCCGCTGGACATCACGGGGTTCCTGCCCGAAAACCTGCCGATCTTCATGCGGGACATTGTCCGGGAGACCGGCGGGGGCACAGAGATCTGGCACTGCTACGGCGCCCCGACGCTCGACGGCTACTCCGTGAAGATCTCCCACGGGGACTTCGTCGGCGGGGCGACCACCCCCGACGGTCTCGAGGCGCTGCGCACCGGGGAGATCCCGGCGGACGTGGTCCGGGTGTTCTCGGAACGCACCGCCGCGTTCTTCGACGGCATGCTGGACGCCCCGGTGCGCATCTCCCTGCACCACGACGGTTTCACCGCCGACCACGCCCCGGTCCTCTGCCACGTCCCGGGGACCGGCGGTGCGGTCACCGTCGCCACCGGGATGAGCGGCAACGGCATGAAGTTCGCCCCGGTCTACGGGCGGGCCGCCGCGCAGCTCGCGGTCGACGGTGCAGCACCCGGGCTCCCCGACGCCTTCGGCTACCCGACCGCCGTCCGCGAACCGTCCCCCGCCGTCATCCCCGCCACCCTGCACTGA
- a CDS encoding APC family permease, with protein sequence MSAPTATSAPAASGTSLKGGSLTTASIVFMVIAAAAPLTVIGGALPIGMAVGNGPGYPTMYAVGAVILILFSVGLTTMSKFIDEPGAFYSYVETAFGRRLGMGTAYLALLTYTAIQFAVYGFLGAQLSQLVDPLVHLPWWVFSLAVAGIVGYLGYRNIELSSKALGVLLIAEIAIVVLIDVVVTGKGGDAGLNADPFLPENIFSGSMGVGLMMAMAGFIGFEATTVFRSEAKDPDRTIPRATYIAVAVIGIFYTVSGWAVVQAWGTDKVLAEATDDPDNMIAHTAENYLGSWAGPVVDVLLLTSLFACVLSFHNVLTRYQHAISHKRGLPRALRAVHLTHRSPHMSSLVQTVTVAVLVVVCAVAGLDPVAEIFTWFSGLATFTIIILMLLVSAAVIAWFHARPSLQVSVWKRLIAPVLSFLGLGTALYFIVTNFTVLFGSVAVAWVMALSAPVVFVFGTVFATFVQEFDDRIITRNMDKRM encoded by the coding sequence ATGTCCGCTCCCACCGCCACCTCCGCCCCCGCGGCGTCCGGCACGTCACTGAAAGGCGGCTCGCTGACCACGGCGTCCATCGTCTTCATGGTCATCGCCGCCGCCGCACCGCTGACCGTCATCGGCGGCGCCCTGCCGATCGGCATGGCCGTCGGCAACGGTCCCGGCTACCCCACCATGTACGCCGTCGGCGCCGTGATCCTCATCCTGTTCTCCGTCGGGTTGACGACCATGTCGAAGTTCATCGACGAACCCGGCGCCTTCTACTCCTACGTCGAGACCGCGTTCGGACGCCGCCTCGGGATGGGCACGGCCTACCTCGCCCTGCTCACCTACACGGCGATCCAGTTCGCCGTCTACGGATTCCTCGGGGCACAGCTCAGCCAGCTCGTCGACCCGCTGGTCCACCTGCCGTGGTGGGTCTTCTCCCTCGCCGTCGCCGGAATCGTCGGCTACCTCGGCTACCGCAACATCGAACTGAGCTCGAAGGCACTGGGTGTGCTGCTCATCGCGGAGATCGCCATCGTCGTACTCATCGACGTGGTGGTCACCGGCAAGGGCGGGGACGCCGGCCTCAACGCCGACCCGTTCCTGCCGGAGAACATCTTCTCCGGCTCCATGGGGGTCGGTCTGATGATGGCGATGGCCGGCTTCATCGGGTTCGAGGCCACCACGGTCTTCCGTTCCGAGGCGAAGGACCCCGACCGCACCATTCCGCGGGCGACGTACATCGCCGTCGCGGTGATCGGCATCTTCTACACCGTCTCCGGCTGGGCCGTGGTCCAGGCCTGGGGGACGGACAAGGTGCTGGCCGAGGCGACCGATGACCCGGACAACATGATCGCGCACACCGCGGAGAACTACCTGGGTTCCTGGGCCGGCCCGGTGGTCGACGTGCTGCTGCTGACGAGCCTGTTCGCCTGCGTCCTGTCGTTCCACAACGTGCTGACCCGCTACCAGCACGCCATCTCGCACAAGCGCGGCCTGCCGCGGGCGCTGCGGGCGGTGCACCTCACGCACCGGTCGCCGCACATGTCCTCCCTCGTGCAGACCGTGACGGTCGCCGTGCTCGTCGTGGTCTGCGCGGTCGCCGGTCTCGACCCGGTGGCGGAGATCTTCACCTGGTTCTCCGGCCTGGCGACCTTCACCATCATCATCCTCATGCTGCTGGTCTCCGCCGCCGTCATCGCCTGGTTCCACGCCCGGCCGTCGCTGCAGGTCTCCGTGTGGAAGCGGCTCATCGCACCGGTGCTGTCGTTCCTCGGTCTGGGAACCGCACTGTACTTCATCGTCACGAACTTCACGGTGCTGTTCGGCAGTGTGGCGGTCGCCTGGGTGATGGCGCTGTCGGCGCCGGTGGTGTTCGTCTTCGGGACTGTCTTCGCGACCTTCGTCCAGGAGTTCGACGACCGGATCATCACCCGCAACATGGACAAGCGGATGTGA